Genomic segment of Deltaproteobacteria bacterium:
CTGCGCCACGAGGAGGTCGCGGATGCGGGCGGCATCGGCGTTGAGCGCCGCCTCGACGTTGCTCACGACCGGCACGCTCGGCATCCGGACGTCGACCGCGGCGAGCGCGCGCGCGAGCTCGGCGGCGACGGGGGTCATCAGCGCGCAGTGGAACGGAGCGCTCACCGCGAGCGCGACGACACGCGCACCGGCCGCCTTGGCGGCTTCCGTCGCGCGCGCGACCGCGGCGCGATGCCCGGCGATCACGACCTGCCCCGCCCCGTTGAAGTTCGCGGGGCTCACGACATCGCCCTCGGCCGCCGCGGCGCAGAGCTCCGCCACCCGCGCGTCCTCGAGACCGACGATCGCGGCCATCGTGCCGGCGCCGGCGGGCACCGCGGACTGCATGAGCCGGCCCCGCAGGCGCACGAGCCGGACGGCGTCGCGAAAGGCGAGCGCACCGGCGACCACGAGCGCCGTGTACTCACCGAGGCTGTGCCCCGCGACCCACCGCGGCGCGATCCCGCTCGCCGGACCGAGCGCGCGCCAGGTCGCCACGCTCACCGCCAGGATCGCCGGCTGACAGAACTCGGTCCGGGTGAGCTCCGCCTCCGGACCCTCGAAGCAGAGCCGGGTCAACGGGTACTCGAGGGCCTCGTCCGCCTCGACCATGGTCGCGCGCGCAACCGCGTGCTCCGCGACCAGGCGCGCGCCCATCCCGACGCGCTGCGATCCCTGTCCGGGAAACAACAGCGCCGTCGGGTCGACCGACGGCGCCTCGGACGCCGATGACATTGCCACCAACGGTGGCGTCACGCCTCCGTGGTGTCGAGCACCTTGCGCCCGCGGTATTCCCCGCAATGCGCGCAGGCGCGATGCCGCAGCATGGGCTCGCTGCAGCTCGGGCAGGTGATGAAGCTCGCCGGGCGCAGCGCATCGTGCGCGCGCCGCTTGTTGCGCTTGGTGCTGGACGTACGTCGTTTCGGAACTGCCATGACCCCTCCTCCGCGGGCTCAGGCGCCGCGGTCGATCTTGAGATTGCGGAGCGCCGACCAGCGAGGATCACCGGTCTCGACCGTGCAGCCGCACCGGCTGGTGTTGCGGTTGCTGCCGCACTGCGGGCAGAGCCCCCGGCACTCTTCACCACAGAGTGGCCGCGTGGGCAAGGCGAGCATCACCTGCTCGTAGACGAGCGGGGTGAGGTCGACCTCGGTCCCCTCGTAGAACGACTGGGTGAGGTCCCCCGGCGCGAGCTCGATCTCGCCGCTGAGCCGCGTCGCCGGGGTCAGGACCACCGAGAACTCCTGGGCGACGTCGAGCGGGTACGTTTCGAGACACCGCCCACAGGCGGCCTCGGCCCGGCCCGACACCTCGCCGTCGAAGAAGAGGTCGAGCTGCGACCGGGAGTACCTGACCCGAACGTGCAGCGGCGCACGGAACTCGTAGTCGTGATTGGCCTTCGCGAGGGTCGCGTTCAGCTCCTCGACCGGCTCGTCGTAGTCGAGCTGGTCCTCGACGGCGAGAATGTCGTGCAGTTGGATTTTCATGAGCGAAGACGTCCGCGCATCGCCGCGAATGCGAGCGAGGGTCTGAACGGTCGTTATACGAGCCGACCCCGAAGCCCACAAGCTCGGCGACCGGCTTCGCCAGGCTGATTCAGCCCTCCGTGTCGCCGCCCTCGTCGCCCCGCTCGGGGCCGAGCCGGCGCTCCAACCGCCGGACCCGCCGCACCAATTCCGGCAAGCGCAGGATCGCAGCCGAGGTGCGGCGCCAGAGCCCGACCTCCATTGCCGGGTAGCCCCCGACGGTCTTTCCCGCCGGCACCGAGTTCGGAACGCCGCTCTGCGCCGCCACCAGCACGCCGTCGCCGATCGTGAGGTGCCCCGCGGCTCCCGCCTGCCCGCCCATTTGGACGCCGCGGCCGATCTTCGTCGAGCCCGCGATCCCCACCTGCGCCGCGAGGAAGCTGTGCGCGCCGACCTCGCAGTTGTGCGCGACCATTACCAGGTTGTCGAGCTTGGCGCCGCGCCGGATGACCGTGGCCCCGAGCGTGGCGCGATCGACCGTCGTGTTCGCGCCGATCTCCACGTCGTCCTCGATTACGACGATGCCGGCCTGCGGGATCTTCACCGCGCCGGTCGGGCTCGGCGCGAAGCCGAAGCCGTCGGCCCCGATCACGACCCCGGCGTGCAGCACCACGCGGTCGCCGATCCGGACGTGCTCGCGTACGACGACGCCGGCGTGCGCGACGAAGTCGCTGCCGATCTTCACGCCGGCGTAGATGGTCACGTGCGGGTGGATCGTCGCGCCGGATCCGATCTCCACGCCCTCCCCCACGACGGCGTAGGGACCGATCGACGTCGGCGCCGCGACCCGCGCGCTCGCCGCGACGACCGCCGTCGGGTGGATGCCGGGCGGCGGCGCCAGCGGTCGATGGAACATCGCGAGCGCCCGCGCGAAGCAAAGATACGGGTTGTCGGCACGGAGCGTCGCGATCGGGAGTTCCGCCGCGCCCGTCGCGACGATCACCGCCGACGCCCGCGTCGCGGCGAGCTGCGCCGCGTATTTCGGATTCACGAGGAACGTGAGGTCGCCGGGACCGGCCTCCTCGAGCCCGCGAATCGCCCCGATCTCGATCGCACCGTCCCCCCGCAGCTCGCACCCCAGCCGTTCCGCGATCTCCGCGAGCGTCATCGTGGGTTGGCTTAGGCCGAAGCGTCCGGACCCGCAAGCCGCGGCACGCGCGCGAATTTGCCGGCCCCGGAGGCCTGTGTTACGAAGCGCGATTCCGGACCGTCCCCATGCAGAACGTCATCGACTTCGCCAAAGGCGACGGGCTCGTCCCGGTGATCGTCCAGGACGACCGGTCCGGGGCGGTCCTGATGCTCGCGTACATGAACCAGGAGTCGTTCGACCGCACGGTCGCGACCGGCTACGCCACCTACTGGAGCCGCTCGCGCCAGAGCTTCTGGGTGAAGGGCGAGAGCTCCGGACACCGGCAGAAGGTGCACGCGATCCACGTCGACTGCGACGGCGACACGGTGCTGTTGCGGGTCGAGCAGGAGGGCGGCGCGGCGTGTCACGAGGGCTACCCGAGCTGCTTCTTCCGCAAGCGCGCCGACGACGCATGGCAGGTCGTCGAGACCCGCGTCTTCGATCCGGCCAAGGTCTACGCGAAATGAGCATCCTCAAACTCGGCATCCCGAAGGGCAGCCTCGAGCAGGCGACGATCGACCTCTTCCGCAAGTCGGGATGGCGAATCAGCGCCGGCAGCCGGAGCTACTTTCCGTCGGTCGACGATTCGGCGCTGCGGTGCAACCTCATACGGGCGCAGGAGATGGCGCGCTACGTCGAGGCGGGCACGCTCGACGCCGGCATCACCGGTCACGACTGGATCCTCGAGAACGACTCGCAGGTCGAGGTGGTCTGCGATCTCGTCTACTCGAAGGCGACGATCCGTCCGACCCGTTGGGTGCTGGTGGTGCCCGACGCATCGCCGGTGCAGAAGCCCGAGGACTTGCGCGGGAAGACCGTCGCGACCGAACTCGTGAGCTACACGAAGCGCTACTTCGCAGCGCGCAAGATCGAGGTCGACGTCGAGTTCTCCTGGGGCGCCACCGAGGCCAAGGCCGCCGAAGGTCTCGTCGACGCGATCGTCGAGGTCACCGAGACGGGCAGCACGCTCCGGGCGAACGGGCTGCGCATCGTCGCCGAGCTCTTCAGCTCCAACCCGCAGCTCATCGCCAATCGGGAGGCGATGCGCGACCCCTGGAAGCGGGAGAAGATCGAGCAGATCGGCCTGCTGCTCACCGGCGCGCTCCGTGCGCAGACGCAGGTCGGAATCAAGCTGAACGTCCCGAAGGAGCAGCTCGAGGCGATCGTCGCCATGCTCCCGAGCATCACCGCACCGACCGTCTCGAACCTCTACGGCAAGGACTGGTTCTCGGTGGAGAGCGTGATCGCCGAGGACGTCGTTCGCGAGCTCATCCCGAAGCTCATGAAAGCCGGCGCCGTCGGCATCATCGAGTACGGTCTCAACAAGGTCATCTGATCCTCGCACGCAGCCTCGCGAACGCCCTCCAAGCTTGCGACGGCGCACGTAATTCGGTACACAGCCGTGTCGCCGACCGCGCCCCGCGCCGGCGTGCGACCCTGAGGCATCGCGATGCTCGGATGGTGGAATCCGGAAAACGTTTCGACTGACGGCGGCCTCTTCCACCCGCTCTGCTGGGGCTCGGCGGTAGGTACGGTCCGCGTGCGGACCGTCTTCTCCCACGCAAGGCGCCGCCCGGTGGCCCCGGCGTGACGGCGCGGGATCGACAGACGCCAGCGGCGGCCGCGCGGACCCCGCGCGGGCTCCACGTCTTCGCGCTCGTCCTCGCGGCCTCGACGCTCGCGCTCATCTTCATCGGCGGGCTCGTCACGAGCACGGGCTCGGGCCTCGCCGTTCCCGACTGGCCGCTCTCGTTCGGGCAGTTCTTCCCGCGCATGGTCGGCGGCGTCTTCTACGAGCACGGCCATCGCATGGTCGCGGCAGCGGTCGGGGCGCTCACCGTGGCGTTCGCCGTGGCGACGTGGCTCGCCGAGACCCATCCGATCGTGCGCCGCCTCGCGCTCGCGGCGATCGGAACGGTCGTCACGCAGGGGCTGCTCGGCGGCCTTACGGTGATCTTCCTTCTGCCGCCGGCGATCTCGTCCGCCCACGCGTGTCTCGCGCAGGCCTTCCTCTGCCTGACCGTCGCCCTGGCAGTGCTGACGCACCCGGATTGGACGCCGGCGACGCGCGCGCCCGCCGATCCCGGGCTCGCCCGGCTCGCGGTGGCGACCGCCGCGACCGTCTACGCGCAGCTGATCCTCGGTGCCGTCATGCGGCATACGGGGGCCGGACTCGCCATCCCCGACTTTCCCCTGGCCTTCGGACGCATCGTACCGCCCCTCGAATCGGCGGCGGTCGTGATCCACTTCCTGCACCGGATGGGCGCGCTCGCCGTCACCGTGATGGTGCTCTGGACGGCCGTGCGCACGCTCCGGACGCACGCGGTCGAGCGCGCCGTCGTCCGGCCCGCGCTCCTGGCGGTCGCGCTCGTGGCGACCCAGATCACGCTCGGCGCCCTCGCCATCTGGACGCGAAAAGCGGTCCTCCCGACCACGGCGCACGTCGCGGTCGGCGCCGCCATCCTCGGAACGACCGTCGTATGGGCGCTCCGCGCCCGCCGCGCCGCCGGGGCGGCGTCCGGATCGACGCACCCGCTCTTCGCCACCGAGCGGGTGCCCGCATGATGCCGGCGCTCGAACCGGCCGAGGACCTGGATCTCGCCCCCGGAGCGCTGCCGATCACCCAGCGGCGCCTCGTCGACTTCATCGAGCTCACGAAACCGCGCGTCGTGGCGATGGTCGTCCTCACCACCCTCTTCGGCTACTACCTCGGCGCCGCGAGCGAGGGATTCGATTGGCTGCGGCTCCTCTGGACACTCGTCGGCACGGGGCTCGCCGCGGGCGGCACGATGGCGCTCAACCAGTATCTCGAACGCGACCTCGACGCGCAGATGCACCGGACCCGTAGGCGCCCGCTCCCGGAGGGACGCCTGGCCCCGGCCGACGCCCTCCAGTTCGGCGCCGCCCTCACGATCGTCGGCATCCTGGTGCTGGTCGCCGGCAGCAACATGCTCGCGGCGGCCGTCACCGCCGCGACCAGCGTGAGCTACCTCTTCGCCTATACCCCCGCGAAGGCGCGGACGTCGCTCTGCACCCTCATCGGCGCGGTCCCAGGCGCCCTGCCGCCGCTCACGGGATGGGCGGCCGCGAGCGGCGGCCTCGACCCCGCGGCGTGGGCGATCTTCGCGATCATGTTCGTCTGGCAGATCCCGCACTCGCTCGCGATCGCCCAGGTGTATCGCGACGATTACGCGCGCGCGGGCTTCCGCCTGCTGCCGGTGGTCGATCCCGACGGCACCAGCACGGCACGCCACATCCTCACGTACTCGCTCGCGCTCGTGAGTGTCGCCATGCTGCCGACGCTGCTCGGGCTCGCCGGCCCGATCTACTTCGCCGCTTCGATCCTGCTCGGGTGCAGCATGGTCGCCCCCTCGGTGCGGCTCGCGCGCTCGACGAACACGGCCGACGCGCGGCGCGTGATGTTCGCGAGCCTCGTCTACCTGCCTTGCCTCTTCGCGGCCATGGCGGCGGACAAGTTGAGCGCGGCACCCTGGTAGTGCGGGCTCAGCGACTGCGCCGCGCCGTAGCGGCCGCCGCCCAGAAGGCGGTGGCGCAGAAGGCAAGCGTCACGAGCACCGACGGCACGAGCGCCGGCACGCGCCCCGCGGCCTCGGGCGCACCGAGATAGAGGCAGCGGCGGAGCGCCGCCATGCCGTACGTCAGCGGGTTCAGTTGCATCAGCCAGCCGAGCCACCCCGCGGCGCCGGAGGCCGGAAAGAAGGCGCCCGAGAGGATCCAGATCGGCATCAGGATCAGGTTCATGATGGCGTGGAACCCCTGGGTGGATTCCATGCGCCACGCGATCACGAGCCCGAGCGAGGTGAGCGCGAAGGCGATGGCGGCGATCACGCCCACGACCGCGAGTATCGCGCCGAACGAGAGCGAGATACCGACGAGCGGCGCCAGCACGAGGAAGAGGGCGCCCTGCAGGACCGCGAGCGTCGTGCCGCCGAGCGCCTGCCCGAGGACGATCCCGCCGCGCGGGATCGGCGACACCAGCACGCCCTGGAGAAAGCCGCTCTTGCGGTCCTCCACGACCGCGATGGTGGAGAAGATCGCGGTGAACAGCAGCACGAGTCCGATGATCCCCGGATAGAAGTAGGCCATCGTGCCGAGATCCGCCGGCGCGCCGGGCGGACGAAGCGACGCGCTGAAGCCGCCACCGAGCAGCACCCAGAAGAGCAGCGGCTGCGCGAAGGCCCCGACGAGGCGGCTCCGCTGCCGGACGAACCGAACGATCTCGCGCCACCAGAGGGCTCGCACGCCGCGCACGGGCTAGGCCCTCCCCGGCCCGGCCGCGCCCTCGCCGAAGAAGCGCTCGCCCGTGAGATGCACGAACACGTCCTCGAGCGTCGGCTTGCCGTACGTGACCGAGCGGATGTCGCCCGGGAACGCCTCGACGACGTCACGCACGAACTCGTGCCCGCGCGGCAGCTCGATCCGCAGCACGCCGTCGACGACATGGGGTACGCACCCGAAGCGGCGCTCGATCCGCTGCCGCATCGCCTCCGGGTCGGCGGCGTCGACAACGACCACGTCCCCGCCGATCTCCGCCTTGAGGTCCGCCGGAGCGCCGACCGCGACCAGCCGACCCTGGTGGATGAAGCCGATGCGATCGCACCGCTCGGCCTCCTCCATGTAGTGCGTGGTCAGCACGACGGTGAGCCCCTCACGATCCCGTAAGTGGACGAGGTACGAAAAGAAATCGCGCCGGGCCCCGGGATCGAGCCCGGTCGACGGCTCGTCGAGCAGGACGAGATCCGGTCCGTGCAGCAGGCCCTTCGCGAGCTCGACGCGCCGGGCGAGGCCGCCGGAGAGCGCCTCCACGCGGTCGTCCGCGCGGTCGGCGAGACCGAGCCGCTCGAGCAACGTCGCGGCCCGCGCGCGGCTCTCGGCGCCGCCGAGGCCGTAGAGCGCCCCATGGCAGGCGAGGTTCTCGCGCACCGTGAGCATGCCGTCGAGGGCCGGCTGTTGGAACACGACGCCGAGCCGCCGCCGCACCCGCTCGGGATACCGCGCGGTATCCTCGTCGAACACGGCGACCGCGCCCGCCTGAGGTGCGACGAGCGTCGCGAGGACCTTGAAGAGCGTCGTCTTCCCGCCCCCGTTCGGGCCGAGCACGCCGAAGATCTCGCCGCGCCGGACGTCGAGGTCGATGCCGTGGAGCGCCGTGCGCTCACCGTAGCGGTGCGTGAGCCCGGCGATCACGATCGCCGCCGTGGTCGTCGGTGACGAGGCGGCCGGACGGACGGCGTTCATCGGGATCCCTCGCGTCCGGCGAGAGGACTACATGGCGGCTGCGGCATCGGAGCGCGCGGCATCCTGCCACAGGCGGCGTCGACCGACCAGTCACGTAGGGCTCGTCACTTGACGCTCCGAGACACGCGACGTTAGATTGCTCGTACTTCGGCGATGCGCCCCGCGCATCGCCCGCGAGCCGTGACCACCGAAGCGATCTTTCCCGTCGATCCGACCCGGCTGGAGCAGCTGCTGCACGTCCAGGAGCGGCTCCTGCTCGGTGGCTACGACGAAGCGACGCTCGCCGACCGCCTCTGCCAGAGCACGGCGCTCGTGCTCGGCGCGTCCGGAGCCCGCCTCGCGGCCGTCGCAAACGACACCGTCGAGACGCGCGGAGCGTACGGCGTGCCCTTCACGGCCGCGGACGACGCTATCGTGCGGTCGGCGACGGCCGAGCGCCGTCCCGTGCTCGGCGACGCGACCCACGAGACCGGCATGCTGACGCTGCCGATCGAACACGAGCCCGCCGGGCTCGCGATGCAGCTCCGCCCATGGATCGGCGGGGCGTTCGGACTCGAACACGTCGGGCTCGCCCGCTACGCCGCCTCGCTGGCAGCGGTCGCCCTGAAGCACGCGCGCACCCGGCGGGAGCCCGCAGCGGGCGACGGAGGACCGGCCGAGATCCTGGCGTCGCTCTCCCACGACCTGCGCCAGCCGCTCAACGTGATGCTCGGCTACACGCAGCTCCTGATCGACGACACCTACGGCGCCTGCACCGCCGAGCAGCGCGAAGTCCTCTCCACCATCGAGCGGCACGCCCGGGAGCTTTTCACGGTGCTGACCGGCGCGCTCGATCTCGTCCGGCTCGAGCGCGAAGCCGACCGAACCGCCGCGGAGCCCTTCACCGCCCGCGAGGTCATCGAGGAGCTTTGCACCGGATCGCTGGCGCACCGCGCCGGCCACGGCGTCGCCCTCACCTGGCACGCCGACCCCGCCACTCCGCCCTTCCGGAGCGACCGCTTCCGCGTGCGCCAGGTCCTGCAGAACCTCGTCGACAACGCGCTCCGCCACACCGAGCGAGGTGCCGTATCGGTCACCGCGGCGCCGCACGCTCGCCGCGTTCGCCTCGAGGTCGCCGACACCGGGAGCGGCATCGCGGCCGCGGACCTGCCGCACGTCTTCACACCCTTTCGGACCGGCAGCCATGGCCGCACCGGAACGGGCCTCGGCCTCTACATCGTGAAGCGCTTCTGCGAGACGCTCGGTGGCGAGGTGCGGGTCGCGAGCACCCTCGGCAGCGGGACGCGCTTCACCGTCGACCTGCCGACCGAGCTTCCCGCTCGATGACGCGCCCCGCGCTCACTCGACCGTGAGCGCGGCGTCGTCTCCGCTGTCCGTGGTGCTGACGCCCGCGGTCGGATGGGTGGCGGAGATCGTCGTCGCACCGGGCGTGAGCGCGTCGACGCGGCTCCGATCGCCCGCGTCGTTCGGCGCGCTCGCCACGGACGAATCGCTGGACGAATAGACGAGCTCCTGCGTCAGGTTCTGCGTCACGCCGCCGCCGAAGTGTCCCGTCGCCGTGTACCGCTGGACACCTCCGGGCGAGCGCGTCGCGACGAGCGGGCTCAAGGTGATGCGCTCGAGCCCGCCGATCACCGTGAGCGCCGCGTCGTCGCCGGTGCTCGTCGTGCTCACGCCGGTCACCGGATCGGTCGCCGAGATCGTGACCTGCCCGGGGGCGAGGGCGTCCACGCGGCTCTTGTTGCCGGCGACGTTCGCCGCGACGGCGACGCCCGCATCGCTCGTGTGGTAGTCGACCCGCTGGGTCAGGTTCTTCGTCGTACCACCGCCGAAGTGCCCGATCGCGGTGTAGGTCAGCGATTGGTTCACCGCGCGCGTCGCTGGCGTCGGCGAGAGCGTGATCCGTTCGAGCGCCCCGAGCACGGTGACCGTGGCATCGCCGCCCGAGTCGGCGCTGCTCACCTCCAGCCCGGACTGCGGATCCGTGTACGCGGCGGAGATCGTCGCCGTGCCCGGCGCCAGCATCTCGACCCGGCTCTTGTTTCCGGGCGCGTTGGGCGCCGCGACGACGCTCGGGTCGGAGGAGACGTACGTCACCTGCTGCGTGAGATTCGCCGTGCCGCCGCCCTCGTAGTGCCCCGTCGCGGTGAAGGTCTGCGCCTCCCCGACGGCACGCGTCGCGCTCGTCGGCGCGAGCGCGATGCCGATCAGGTCCGATACGGCCGCCGAGACCGTGAGGGTCGCGTCGTTGCCTCCCATGGTCGTCGTGACGCCGCTCGGATGCGACGCGGAGATCGTCGTCGTTCCCGGCGCGACGGTGTCGACCCTGCCCTTGTTCCCGGGCGTGTTGGGCGCCACGGCGACGCTCGGGTCGCTCGAAGCGTAGTCGACCTCCTGGGTGATGTTCAGGTCCACGCCGCCGGCGTAGTGGCCCGTCGCCACGTAGCTCTGGAATTGTCCGGCGGGCCGCGTCTTGGCGAGCGGGCTCAGCGTCACGCTCTCGAGCGCACCCAGGACCGTGATCGCGGCGTCGCCGTTCGCGTCGGCGCTGCTGACGCCGGTCACGGGATCCACCGCCGAGATCGCCGCGGACCCCTGCGCCGCCGCCTCGACCCGGCTCTTGTTGCCGTCGAGGTTCGTCGCCACCACGACGGTCGGATCGCTCGAGGCATAGGTGAGCTGTTGCGTGATATTGCGGGTGACGCCGCCCTCGAAGGTGCCGGTCGCGACCAGGCTCTTCGCCTCGCCGACATCGAGCGCCAGCGCCGCCGGCGCGACCGCGATGCTGACGAGCGCGCCGGGTACGTTGAACGTCGCGTCGCCGCCCGACGTCGTCGAGGACACGCCGCTCACCGGATCGGTCGCGGAGATCGTGGCGATCCCGGGGCTCACGGCGGCGATCCTGCTGCGATCTCCGGCCGCGTTCGCCGCCAGCGCGACGCCCGGGTTGCTCGACGTCCAGACGACCTTCTGGGTGTAGTTCTCGGTGCCGCCGCCGACGAGATCGGCGGTGGCCGTGTAGGTCGCGGTGCCGCCGGGGTTCACGTAGCGCGCCTGCGGATCGATGCGGATGGCGACGACGTCTCCGGGCGGCACGGGGGTCGCGGTCGTCGTCGGCACCGGCGTCGCGGCCGAGGGATCCTTCAGCGACGGCACGCAGATCTCGTCGGGCCTCGTGACGGCGAGCGCTTCCGGACCGAAGACGGAGTGCGTCGAGACGCTCGTCGCGCCGGGCTTCGCCTGCTTCGGCTTCGTCCTGGCGAGCCGCACCTGGTAGCAGACGAGATAGGTCGCGTGGGTCGGCGCCGCGGGGTCGGCGCCGGCGACGCTCGCCGGGGCGCAGAAGCGGCGCGGCTTCTTGACCGTCAGGACCCGCGGACCGAACTGGTCCGCTACGGCGACGTCGAACGGCGTGAAGGTCGGATAGACGGGCGCACCCTTCGGCGCCCGCGCGACCTTGGCGTCGTAGCACTTGAAGTGATCGACGCCGGTCGACGCGAGCGGCGCCACCCCGCCCGTGCCGAGCGCCTTCGCCGTCGGCGCGAGCAGGCGGTCCTCGCTCTCGACGCGCAGCTTCAGCCTGCCGAACCGGTTCACGATCTCGTGGACGCCGTCCACGTGACGCGGCTGGCGCGGCGACGTCTTGGTCACCCGGATTCCGTACGCTTCGAGATGCGCGACCTCGTCGACGACGAGTTCGCCCTCGACGCTCGCCGGAGCGCAGAGCCCGATCGCCTTCTGCACGTCGATCTGGTGCCGGTCCTCCGGGCGCGCCGTGCTGAAGACGTCGATGACGACGTCGGCCTCGCGCGGCGCGAAGCTCGGCAACCCGCCGTGCGAGCCGAGCCCGCGCGTCTTGTAGCAGACGGACGGATCGCCGCTCGGCTGCGCGTACGCGGCCCCGACGACGACGAGCGCGGCCACCCAGGCCGCGAGCAACTGGTTGCACGTCTTCTTCATGGTTCCGTGGATCTCCTGGACACCCCGGCGGGAGTCCTCACCATGGACGCCCGCCGCAGCGGAGGCAAGCTCGGGGAGCAGCGCCGGGCGCGACGGCATCGTTGCCGACGGCGCCTTCTTCCGGGGAAGGTCAGCGTTCGACGTCGAGCCTACGGACGTCGGGGACCTGGGCAGGACGCGGCGCGATCTCCTCGACCGCGACCGGCGGCGCGGGGCGTACACGGCGGCTCCGGATGCTGAAACGCGCGATGTGGTACAGCGCCGCGACGCCGTCGCGCCAGGTGATCTTCTTGCCCTGGTCATAATCGCGTCCGGCGTAGGAAATCGGCTGCTCGTAGATGCGGCAGCGCAGCCGCGCGACCTTGGCGGTGATCTCCGGCTCGAATCCGAAGCGGTCGCACTCCACCTGGATCTGCTGGAGCACTTCGCGGCGGAAGAGCTTGTAGCCCGTCTCCATGTCGGTGAGGTTCAGGTTCGTGCACATGTTCGAGAGGAGCGTGAGCACGCGATTGCCGACATAGTGCCAGAAGTTGAGGACCCGGTGCGGTCCGCCGAGAAACCGCGAGCCGAAGACGACGTCGGCCTCCCCGCGCTCGATCGGCGCGAGCAGCGCCGGAATGTCGCGCGGGTTGTATTCGAGGTCCGCGTCCTGCACGACGGCCACGTCGCCCCGCACGTGCGCGAAGCCGGTGCGGAGCGCGGCGCCCTTCCCGCGATTGGTCCCGTGGAAGAAGACCCGCACCTCGCCTCCGGCGAGCTCGCGCAGGATGTCTCGGGTGCCGTCGAGCGAGCCGTCGTCGACGACGATGAGCTCCTTCGCGTGCGGCAAGGCCTGGACGCGCCGCACCACCTCACGCACGCTCGCGGCTTCGTTGTAGACCGGCATGACGATCGAAAGCTTCATCGCAGCGTTCCCCTTCGGATCTCTTCGGCGGTCGCCGCCCGCACCGCCACCACTTTCGCCCAGATGTCGAGGCCCTGCCCCGCGGCCGGGTTGTTGAAATCGGCGAGCACGTCGTCGCCCTCGATGCCGGTCAGGCGGAAGATCATCGGCTCGCCGCGCGGAGGACGGACGGTGTAGCGTTTGCCAACCTCGAGCGCGAGCTCGGGCGGCAGCTGCGCGCGCGGCATCCGACGCACGAGATCCGACCGGTGCTCGCCGTAGCTCTCGTTCGGCGAGAGCGTCAGCCGACGCTCCTCGCCGGCGACGAGCCCCTCGACCGCCTGCTCGAGCGCCGGAAAGATCTGCTCGTTTCCGTGCAGATAGGTCACCGGCCCGCACCGCTCCGTCGAGTCGACGAGCTCGCCGTTCGTGAGGGTGGCGCGATACTCGATCGTGACGACCGTGTCGGCGACGACCCGCAAGGCACCCTGCTCGCTCATGCCCTTCCCTCCGCGGCGTGTCGCGCCGCGCGGCCGGCCGTCGCGAGCCAGTCCGCGACGACGCCGGGCGCGCCGCCCGATCCGCCCTTGGTGACCAGGCGCGTTCCGGCCGCCGCGCCCCGCAGGATCGTCCCGCAGGCGACGAGCGGCGCGACGCGCCCGTGGACCTCGATCGCGCTGGCGCCGATACCTCGCAGGATCGCATGGCTGGTCTCGCCGCCGATCAGCACGAGCGTTCCGATCCGGACGCCGGCGACGATCGCCGCGAGCGCCTCGGCGAGCGCCGCCTCGGTTGCGCGGAGCGCGGCCGCGCTCGGCACGCCGTCCAGAGCGGGCGGCGTCAGGACCACGCTCCTCCCGCCCGCGAGCTCGGCGGCCGCCCGGCGCGCGACATCGCCGGGCCTGGACCCGGCGGCCGCGCCGGCCGTGATCGCCACGGCGTCGCCGGCGGCGAGCACGGCATCCACCTGCGCCCGGGCGCGACTGTGGAGGCTCCCGTTCACGACGA
This window contains:
- a CDS encoding ABC transporter ATP-binding protein codes for the protein MNAVRPAASSPTTTAAIVIAGLTHRYGERTALHGIDLDVRRGEIFGVLGPNGGGKTTLFKVLATLVAPQAGAVAVFDEDTARYPERVRRRLGVVFQQPALDGMLTVRENLACHGALYGLGGAESRARAATLLERLGLADRADDRVEALSGGLARRVELAKGLLHGPDLVLLDEPSTGLDPGARRDFFSYLVHLRDREGLTVVLTTHYMEEAERCDRIGFIHQGRLVAVGAPADLKAEIGGDVVVVDAADPEAMRQRIERRFGCVPHVVDGVLRIELPRGHEFVRDVVEAFPGDIRSVTYGKPTLEDVFVHLTGERFFGEGAAGPGRA
- the cyoE gene encoding protoheme IX farnesyltransferase, with amino-acid sequence MPALEPAEDLDLAPGALPITQRRLVDFIELTKPRVVAMVVLTTLFGYYLGAASEGFDWLRLLWTLVGTGLAAGGTMALNQYLERDLDAQMHRTRRRPLPEGRLAPADALQFGAALTIVGILVLVAGSNMLAAAVTAATSVSYLFAYTPAKARTSLCTLIGAVPGALPPLTGWAAASGGLDPAAWAIFAIMFVWQIPHSLAIAQVYRDDYARAGFRLLPVVDPDGTSTARHILTYSLALVSVAMLPTLLGLAGPIYFAASILLGCSMVAPSVRLARSTNTADARRVMFASLVYLPCLFAAMAADKLSAAPW
- a CDS encoding ABC transporter permease, translated to MRALWWREIVRFVRQRSRLVGAFAQPLLFWVLLGGGFSASLRPPGAPADLGTMAYFYPGIIGLVLLFTAIFSTIAVVEDRKSGFLQGVLVSPIPRGGIVLGQALGGTTLAVLQGALFLVLAPLVGISLSFGAILAVVGVIAAIAFALTSLGLVIAWRMESTQGFHAIMNLILMPIWILSGAFFPASGAAGWLGWLMQLNPLTYGMAALRRCLYLGAPEAAGRVPALVPSVLVTLAFCATAFWAAAATARRSR
- a CDS encoding HAMP domain-containing histidine kinase; protein product: MTTEAIFPVDPTRLEQLLHVQERLLLGGYDEATLADRLCQSTALVLGASGARLAAVANDTVETRGAYGVPFTAADDAIVRSATAERRPVLGDATHETGMLTLPIEHEPAGLAMQLRPWIGGAFGLEHVGLARYAASLAAVALKHARTRREPAAGDGGPAEILASLSHDLRQPLNVMLGYTQLLIDDTYGACTAEQREVLSTIERHARELFTVLTGALDLVRLEREADRTAAEPFTAREVIEELCTGSLAHRAGHGVALTWHADPATPPFRSDRFRVRQVLQNLVDNALRHTERGAVSVTAAPHARRVRLEVADTGSGIAAADLPHVFTPFRTGSHGRTGTGLGLYIVKRFCETLGGEVRVASTLGSGTRFTVDLPTELPAR